The stretch of DNA GTGCAGCGCCTCGCTCGCGCCGTACCATGCGCGCAGTCCGCGGATCTCGACGAGCGCGCTCATCGCCCGAACCCGCTGCCGAGATACGCGTCGCGCACCGCGTCGTTCGCGCGGATTTCAGCGGGCGCGCCGGTCGCGATCACGCGGCCCTGTACCAGCACCGACACGCGGTCCGCGAGGCCGAACACCGCGTCCATGTCGTGCTCGACCATCAGCAGCGTCCGGCCGGCCGTCGTCGCGCGGATCAGGTCGATCGCGCGCGCGGCCTCCGCGCGGTTCATCCCGGCGGTCGGCTCGTCGAGCAGCAGCGTGTGCGCGCCGCCCGCGAGCGCGAGGCCGAGGTCGAGCGCGCGTTGCTCCGCGTAACTCAACATGCCGGCCGGACTGTGCGCCGCGTGCTGCAGGCCGATCGCGGCAAGCACGTCGTTCGCGCGCGCATCGACGAGCGCCGAGCCGAACCAGCGGCGCCACGCGCGCACGCCGTCGCGGCGCGCGGCCAGCACCGCGCAGCGCAGGTTGTCGAATACCGACAGGCGCGGGAACACACTGGTCGTCTGGAAGCTGCGCGCGAGACCGCGACGGCTGATCGCGACCGGCGACAGCCGCGTCGCGTCCGCGCCGTTCAGCTCGATGCGGCCGGCGCTCGCGCGGCGCTCGCCGGCGATCAGGCTGAACAGCGTCGATTTGCCGGCGCCGTTCGGGCCGATCAGCGCGTGGCGCTCGCCGGCGCGGACTTCGAGGTCCACGCCGCGCAGCACCCATGTGTCGCCGAAACGTTTTTCGACGCCTCGGAGTTGCAATGCGGGGAGTACCGTCATTGGCGGCCCTCCGTCGCTTCGAACGCGCGCATCACGAGCACGACGCGCCGTACGGCAAACGCCGCGACGACACCGCACCCGAC from Paraburkholderia caballeronis encodes:
- a CDS encoding ABC transporter ATP-binding protein codes for the protein MTVLPALQLRGVEKRFGDTWVLRGVDLEVRAGERHALIGPNGAGKSTLFSLIAGERRASAGRIELNGADATRLSPVAISRRGLARSFQTTSVFPRLSVFDNLRCAVLAARRDGVRAWRRWFGSALVDARANDVLAAIGLQHAAHSPAGMLSYAEQRALDLGLALAGGAHTLLLDEPTAGMNRAEAARAIDLIRATTAGRTLLMVEHDMDAVFGLADRVSVLVQGRVIATGAPAEIRANDAVRDAYLGSGFGR